A genomic region of Methanothermobacter sp. CaT2 contains the following coding sequences:
- a CDS encoding sensor histidine kinase translates to MSDRDWETLREKIIGFGEKSVRKSYYPRLQESMAELERFRKLLDCTDDAIFLVKIPGGELVDANRSACVRLGYSTRDIPGHVVYDLLPGELHNVFHGILEGDEDRVTMDGRLLKRDGDEVPVEIKVNILDFKGDRYAVLVARDISERLRMESELMKSLREKEVLLSEIHHRVKNNLQIISSLLSLQSHGIDDPSCRSLLSESQDRIRSMALIHEQLYRSGDFSSIEFSSYASRLLKNLKRSYAAGKNIEVSVDTESVKLSLETSIPLGLILSELVTNALKHAFKGRDSGNIIVKFKKDGDYCVLEVRDDGVGFNEEKIRNSASLGFRLVEILTEQLDGSLTYSGENGGLFRIRFRETLYKDRLTN, encoded by the coding sequence ATGTCTGATAGAGACTGGGAAACCCTCCGGGAAAAGATAATCGGATTCGGTGAGAAATCCGTAAGGAAGAGCTACTACCCGAGACTTCAGGAGTCAATGGCCGAACTTGAGAGGTTCAGAAAACTCCTTGACTGCACAGATGACGCCATATTCCTGGTTAAAATCCCTGGTGGTGAACTCGTGGATGCCAACCGTTCAGCCTGCGTAAGGTTAGGATACTCCACCAGGGACATCCCGGGACACGTGGTATACGATCTCCTGCCAGGGGAACTCCACAATGTATTCCATGGAATACTGGAGGGTGATGAGGACAGGGTGACCATGGATGGTCGTTTACTTAAGAGGGACGGCGATGAGGTGCCCGTTGAGATAAAGGTAAACATCCTTGATTTTAAGGGTGATAGATACGCTGTGCTCGTTGCCAGGGATATAAGCGAAAGGCTGAGGATGGAGTCAGAGCTGATGAAATCCCTCAGGGAGAAGGAGGTCCTTCTGAGTGAGATACACCACAGGGTCAAGAACAACCTCCAGATAATATCAAGCCTTCTGAGCCTCCAGAGCCATGGTATCGATGACCCATCATGCAGGTCTCTTCTTTCAGAAAGTCAGGACCGGATAAGGTCAATGGCACTCATACATGAACAGCTCTACCGCTCAGGGGACTTCAGCTCCATAGAATTCTCATCATATGCCTCAAGGCTCCTCAAGAACCTTAAAAGATCATACGCCGCCGGGAAGAATATCGAGGTATCAGTGGACACCGAAAGCGTGAAGCTCAGCCTTGAAACATCAATACCTCTGGGGCTCATACTAAGCGAACTGGTGACCAACGCCCTCAAACATGCATTTAAGGGAAGAGATAGTGGTAATATAATTGTTAAATTTAAAAAGGATGGTGATTACTGCGTCCTTGAGGTCAGGGATGATGGTGTGGGTTTCAATGAGGAGAAGATCAGGAACAGCGCCTCCCTGGGCTTTAGACTTGTTGAAATACTCACAGAACAGCTGGACGGATCACTGACATACTCCGGAGAGAACGGAGGACTTTTCAGAATAAGGTTCAGAGAAACCCTCTACAAAGACAGACTGACCAACTAA
- a CDS encoding site-2 protease family protein has protein sequence MVRFNREEVRDILVSMVVIAGVFAYVFSGKNIQTAVVLLPATLITVGLGFVLHEIAHKLMAIRYGFWAEYRLWFEGLLLALVTAYFGFVFAAPGAVYIHGNYIERDVNGKISLAGPLTNIILAIMFLMVSTVLPSPINQVAFLGYAVNSFLALFNLIPLAVLDGAKVFRWNPLIWLLAAAAAFALTFNSMF, from the coding sequence ATGGTTAGATTCAACAGGGAAGAGGTCAGGGACATTCTCGTGTCCATGGTTGTAATTGCAGGCGTATTCGCCTATGTTTTCTCAGGAAAGAACATTCAGACTGCAGTGGTTCTTCTTCCAGCAACCCTGATCACGGTTGGCCTTGGATTTGTCCTCCATGAGATAGCCCATAAACTGATGGCCATAAGGTACGGTTTCTGGGCAGAATACAGGCTATGGTTTGAGGGCCTTCTGCTTGCACTGGTAACGGCCTACTTCGGATTTGTCTTTGCAGCCCCCGGTGCGGTCTACATCCATGGCAACTACATTGAGAGGGATGTGAACGGTAAGATATCCCTTGCAGGACCCCTAACAAATATAATCCTTGCAATCATGTTCCTCATGGTATCCACGGTACTCCCATCACCCATCAACCAGGTGGCATTCCTTGGATACGCTGTCAACAGCTTCCTCGCCCTCTTCAACCTCATACCCCTAGCGGTGCTTGATGGGGCCAAGGTTTTCAGGTGGAACCCCCTGATCTGGCTCCTTGCAGCCGCAGCTGCATTTGCTCTGACATTCAACAGCATGTTCTGA
- a CDS encoding YcaO-related McrA-glycine thioamidation protein, which yields MFRDIPVRYIGCTHRAVRPSETLKAFRDKLSMIGVTRITEITHLDRIGIPVFSAIRPTAEDGAVSIYAGKGATRTQARASAMMEAFERYSAERKPEDETFTAQPEDCDGLDPESLILPGSADLKSELEWINAENLTGDEEVPVPANAVFHPYNPPEGCMSLFRSNTNGLASGNAREEAIFHGLMEVIERDAWSLFEARRGPKVEVDCSGTDNDIISGLLEKFHAAGVEVTLVDLTADTGVATVAAVADDTVLKDPALLTMGVGTHLDPEIAVIRALTEVAQSRATQIHGTREDTVRAEFMRRAGYERMKRLNRHWFSEPEDTITLDDMEDLSTRSFMGDLEITLRKLHEAGLKDVFYVDLTRDVGVPVVRVIVPGLEVFSVDPERVGRRIRSSI from the coding sequence ATGTTCCGGGATATTCCTGTCAGGTACATTGGATGCACCCACAGGGCCGTGAGGCCCTCCGAAACCCTGAAGGCCTTCAGGGACAAACTCTCCATGATAGGTGTTACAAGGATCACCGAGATAACACACCTCGACCGCATCGGCATACCCGTATTCTCCGCCATAAGACCAACAGCAGAGGATGGGGCTGTGAGCATATACGCCGGTAAGGGCGCCACCAGAACCCAGGCAAGGGCCTCCGCCATGATGGAGGCCTTTGAGAGGTATTCAGCAGAAAGAAAACCCGAAGATGAAACATTCACAGCACAGCCAGAGGACTGTGACGGCCTTGACCCTGAGTCACTGATACTTCCAGGATCTGCTGATCTGAAATCTGAACTGGAGTGGATTAATGCAGAGAACCTCACCGGTGATGAGGAGGTCCCGGTACCTGCAAATGCTGTTTTTCATCCATACAACCCTCCGGAAGGCTGCATGAGTCTGTTCCGATCAAACACCAATGGACTTGCATCAGGGAATGCGAGGGAGGAGGCCATATTCCACGGGCTGATGGAGGTGATTGAAAGGGATGCCTGGAGCCTCTTCGAGGCTAGGAGGGGTCCCAAAGTGGAGGTTGACTGCTCAGGGACGGATAATGATATAATATCAGGGCTCCTTGAGAAGTTCCATGCCGCTGGTGTGGAGGTGACCCTGGTTGACCTTACAGCGGACACAGGGGTTGCGACGGTGGCTGCGGTTGCAGATGACACCGTCCTAAAGGATCCGGCCCTCCTCACCATGGGCGTCGGGACCCACCTTGACCCTGAAATTGCGGTTATAAGGGCCCTTACAGAGGTCGCCCAGAGCAGGGCCACCCAGATACATGGAACCCGGGAGGACACCGTCAGGGCCGAGTTCATGAGACGTGCCGGGTATGAACGTATGAAGAGACTCAACAGGCACTGGTTCAGTGAACCGGAGGACACGATTACCCTGGATGACATGGAGGACCTCTCAACAAGGTCATTCATGGGAGACCTTGAGATAACCCTCAGGAAACTGCATGAAGCCGGGCTGAAGGATGTTTTCTATGTTGACCTCACCCGTGATGTGGGGGTCCCCGTCGTCAGGGTCATAGTTCCGGGGCTTGAGGTCTTCTCTGTTGACCCAGAACGTGTGGGGCGTCGCATCAGGTCCTCCATCTGA
- a CDS encoding TfuA-related McrA-glycine thioamidation protein, with translation MHGKKIIIFTGPSLSHTEASSILEAEYRPPVRRGDIQEAMKENPDIIGIIDGVFHQSPAVGHREIIDAIRRGVKVVGGASMGALRASELSDLGMVGVGRIFRSYLEGEIESDDDVAVAFNPETLEPLSDSLVSIEFNLKRALRRGVIREDDFRKLMNTARNLFYPLRNYRRILHESGIPDDVKESLRSFLESEGRDLKREDALEVIRHIKRLAYTE, from the coding sequence ATGCATGGTAAGAAAATAATCATCTTCACGGGACCATCCCTATCACACACTGAAGCCTCCAGTATCCTTGAAGCCGAGTACAGGCCACCGGTGAGGAGGGGTGACATCCAGGAGGCCATGAAGGAGAACCCTGACATAATAGGCATAATAGACGGTGTTTTCCACCAGAGCCCTGCTGTTGGTCACAGGGAGATCATTGATGCCATCAGGAGGGGTGTGAAGGTGGTTGGAGGGGCCAGCATGGGGGCCCTGAGGGCCTCAGAGCTCAGTGACCTTGGAATGGTGGGTGTTGGCCGCATCTTCAGATCATACCTTGAGGGTGAAATCGAATCGGATGATGACGTTGCAGTTGCCTTTAACCCTGAAACCCTGGAGCCCCTCTCTGATTCCCTTGTCAGCATAGAATTCAACCTTAAAAGAGCCCTCAGGAGGGGTGTGATAAGAGAGGATGATTTCAGGAAACTTATGAATACCGCGAGGAACCTCTTCTACCCCCTCCGTAATTACAGGAGGATCCTCCATGAAAGCGGGATCCCTGATGATGTTAAAGAATCCCTGCGCTCTTTCCTTGAATCAGAGGGCAGGGACCTTAAAAGGGAGGACGCACTGGAGGTCATCCGTCATATAAAGAGACTTGCATATACAGAATAG
- the larE gene encoding ATP-dependent sacrificial sulfur transferase LarE → MDLESKVERVKMALRGERIAVGFSGGADSTALLDMAADVADAVVAFTVDTGVMPRGFIEGASGIARDIGVEHVVLEMNLLDNPEFAKNAADRCFVCKNIIYSSIIREAHNRGLDVVVDGTTASDMFEDRPGVLVNHMLGIKTPLLDAGMKRSDVIEYLRSRGLNYLEETTCLATRIRTDEEITPEIINRVSYAESLIRGFYGYGKVRVRHEGGSAIIEVDEPERLLEAAIIRHLDDELRAVGFSRVLLDITGTRNTGDDAMIYRPCRDAESRIMFEVKLPYSIDIAGTCRELMDREPRCSEKMGVIMLEIGDGNITIFRNGKIVARRVKDQDEAENLLLEVLPHIIREPVS, encoded by the coding sequence ATGGATCTTGAATCAAAGGTTGAAAGGGTTAAGATGGCCCTCAGGGGTGAGAGGATCGCCGTTGGATTCTCGGGTGGTGCTGACAGCACAGCTCTCCTTGATATGGCTGCAGATGTTGCTGATGCTGTGGTCGCCTTCACCGTGGATACCGGTGTGATGCCCCGTGGCTTCATTGAGGGGGCTTCAGGTATAGCCAGGGATATCGGTGTTGAACATGTGGTGCTTGAGATGAATCTCCTTGATAACCCTGAATTTGCGAAAAATGCTGCCGACAGGTGCTTTGTGTGTAAGAACATCATATACAGTTCCATAATCAGGGAAGCTCATAACAGGGGCCTTGATGTGGTTGTAGACGGAACCACAGCCAGTGACATGTTCGAGGACCGCCCTGGGGTCCTTGTAAATCACATGCTTGGAATAAAAACACCCCTACTGGACGCCGGGATGAAGAGAAGTGATGTGATTGAATACCTCAGGTCCAGGGGACTTAACTATCTGGAGGAAACCACCTGCCTTGCAACGAGGATCCGGACAGATGAAGAAATCACCCCCGAGATTATAAACAGGGTCTCCTATGCTGAAAGCCTCATCAGGGGCTTTTACGGTTATGGAAAGGTCCGTGTCCGCCATGAAGGGGGATCCGCCATAATAGAGGTTGATGAACCAGAAAGGCTCCTTGAGGCGGCCATCATAAGGCACCTGGATGATGAGCTGAGGGCCGTTGGATTCAGCAGGGTCCTCCTTGACATTACAGGAACCAGAAATACCGGTGATGATGCCATGATCTACAGGCCCTGCCGTGACGCTGAATCAAGGATAATGTTCGAGGTTAAGCTGCCCTACAGCATAGATATTGCCGGGACCTGCAGGGAACTCATGGATAGGGAGCCAAGGTGTTCAGAGAAGATGGGGGTCATAATGCTGGAGATCGGTGATGGGAACATCACCATCTTCAGGAACGGGAAGATCGTTGCAAGGAGGGTCAAAGACCAGGATGAAGCAGAGAATCTCCTCCTTGAGGTACTACCCCACATAATAAGGGAGCCTGTCAGTTAA
- a CDS encoding CBS domain-containing protein, giving the protein MLVREIMSENIHYVTVPGNRATALELMRKKNVSGLPVVKKGTEELVGIITRSDLVENPDEEQIALIMTRNPVTVSPDDDVRVAAERMLENNIRRVPVVDGDRLVGIVTSYDLVAGAIAEMDIQEPVENYMTRNIPTTWDRTPLNVAFEIMRYFKLKVLLALNNRGKLSGVLTETDFINESEVVSESTVHNTSVGTEGDRWSWDSKNVLYVIKNQLRFPDKEVRDVATTDIVTATTSATVTSCAEKMKRRKIEQIPIIDYEGDLVGLARANDLINALIDGND; this is encoded by the coding sequence ATGCTTGTAAGGGAGATAATGTCAGAGAACATACACTATGTTACCGTACCAGGGAACAGGGCAACAGCCCTTGAACTCATGAGAAAGAAGAATGTTTCAGGGCTTCCCGTGGTTAAGAAGGGGACAGAAGAACTTGTAGGTATAATAACAAGATCTGATCTTGTTGAAAACCCTGATGAGGAGCAGATAGCCCTCATAATGACAAGAAACCCGGTTACAGTATCTCCTGATGATGACGTCAGGGTGGCTGCAGAGCGGATGCTGGAGAACAACATCCGCAGGGTCCCTGTTGTGGATGGGGACAGGCTTGTGGGTATAGTGACAAGCTATGACCTCGTTGCAGGGGCCATCGCTGAGATGGACATCCAGGAACCGGTTGAGAATTACATGACACGCAACATCCCCACCACATGGGACAGGACACCACTCAACGTTGCCTTTGAGATAATGCGGTACTTCAAGTTAAAGGTGCTCCTCGCCCTCAACAACAGGGGAAAACTATCAGGTGTCCTCACAGAGACAGACTTCATAAATGAGAGTGAGGTTGTCTCAGAGAGCACAGTCCACAACACTTCAGTCGGTACAGAGGGTGACAGGTGGTCATGGGACAGCAAGAACGTCCTATATGTTATAAAGAATCAGCTGAGATTCCCTGACAAGGAGGTCAGGGATGTTGCCACCACGGATATTGTGACTGCAACCACATCAGCAACCGTAACCTCCTGCGCAGAAAAGATGAAGAGGAGGAAGATTGAGCAGATACCCATCATAGACTATGAAGGAGACCTCGTTGGACTTGCAAGGGCCAATGACCTTATAAATGCTCTCATTGATGGAAATGACTGA
- a CDS encoding universal stress protein: protein MYSKIPLPTDGSKQANKAAEHAIWIARESGAEIIALTVMETSSLVGLPADDLIIRLREMLEEEASRSLEAVKKLVEESGADIKLTLRTDEGSPADAILRTVEKEGVDLVVMGTSGKHGLDRFLLGSVAEKVVRSAGCPVLVVH, encoded by the coding sequence ATGTACAGTAAAATCCCGCTCCCGACCGACGGCTCAAAACAGGCCAATAAGGCTGCTGAACATGCAATATGGATTGCCAGGGAAAGCGGAGCTGAAATAATTGCTTTAACCGTTATGGAGACATCTTCACTGGTGGGTCTACCAGCCGACGACCTTATAATAAGGTTGCGGGAGATGCTCGAGGAGGAGGCCTCAAGGTCCCTGGAGGCTGTTAAAAAGCTTGTTGAGGAGTCAGGGGCTGATATAAAGTTAACACTGAGGACCGATGAGGGTTCACCTGCAGATGCCATACTGAGGACAGTGGAGAAGGAGGGCGTGGACCTTGTGGTAATGGGTACCTCAGGCAAACACGGTCTTGACAGGTTCCTTCTGGGAAGCGTGGCCGAGAAGGTTGTAAGATCCGCAGGCTGCCCGGTCCTCGTGGTTCACTGA
- a CDS encoding amidohydrolase family protein — MNMLVVENGTILRGPELTPQRKNLVIEDGIINEITDERVSSDERIDASNLIVCPALINSHVHIGDSVALDVGDGKPLEDIVRPPHGLKHRILESSPPRMLVEAMRNSARDMITHGIGSFIDYREGGPEGVELLREALTDLSISGIVLGRDPVVFDPGASPAEIRRRVRRVLKVSDGFAPSGMGEITDETASIIVEECERAGKLASIHVAEHRESQRRSLEDTGMSEVERALKAGFKLLVHLTNPVRGDLELVREMGASVVLCPRSNGVLSSGIPPIRRMHEMGINLLLGTDNLMFNSPDMLREMEYTLKVTRGCTRSYFPPVEVLRMATSNTSAFTGTGVIEEGFPADLILVEKVSDDPYLSIINRTESKNIIYLIIKGKLVKR; from the coding sequence ATGAACATGCTTGTGGTTGAAAATGGAACCATCCTGAGGGGCCCTGAGCTCACACCCCAGCGGAAGAACCTGGTGATTGAGGATGGAATAATAAATGAGATAACAGATGAAAGAGTCAGCTCAGACGAGAGAATAGATGCATCAAACCTCATAGTATGCCCTGCACTCATAAATTCACACGTCCACATCGGGGACTCAGTCGCCCTTGATGTGGGTGATGGAAAACCACTTGAGGATATAGTGAGGCCCCCTCATGGCCTCAAGCACAGAATACTGGAATCTTCACCCCCCCGGATGCTCGTGGAGGCCATGAGAAACTCGGCCAGGGACATGATCACCCATGGGATAGGATCATTCATTGATTACAGGGAGGGAGGCCCTGAGGGTGTTGAACTCCTCAGGGAGGCCCTCACTGACCTCTCCATCTCAGGGATTGTGCTTGGAAGGGATCCCGTGGTCTTTGATCCAGGGGCATCCCCGGCTGAGATCCGGCGGCGGGTCAGGCGGGTCCTGAAGGTTTCAGATGGATTCGCCCCCAGCGGTATGGGTGAGATAACGGATGAAACAGCATCCATAATCGTTGAGGAATGTGAAAGGGCAGGGAAGCTAGCATCCATACACGTTGCAGAGCACAGGGAGTCACAGAGAAGGTCCCTTGAGGATACAGGCATGAGTGAGGTTGAAAGGGCCCTCAAAGCAGGATTCAAACTCCTTGTCCACCTCACAAACCCTGTCAGGGGGGACCTTGAACTTGTGAGGGAGATGGGGGCGTCGGTGGTCCTCTGTCCCAGGTCCAATGGGGTGCTCTCATCTGGCATACCCCCCATCAGGAGGATGCATGAGATGGGCATCAACCTTCTCCTTGGCACAGACAACCTCATGTTCAACTCCCCTGATATGCTGCGTGAGATGGAGTACACACTCAAGGTCACAAGGGGATGCACACGCAGCTACTTCCCACCGGTGGAGGTGCTGAGGATGGCCACATCCAACACATCAGCCTTCACAGGCACAGGCGTGATTGAGGAGGGCTTCCCCGCGGACCTCATCCTTGTTGAGAAAGTGTCAGATGATCCATATCTCTCAATCATAAACCGGACAGAATCGAAAAATATAATATATTTAATAATAAAAGGTAAACTAGTTAAGAGGTGA
- a CDS encoding PKD domain-containing protein → MRVSGFIVTALIIASVITFPVAEAHILIVADSLSDSPYMYDEAKKVATTLKNRGYQVLELYRNNATVKNILKGMYGADAVIYAGHGGYMAGHYDGRGGNATPPFGLVARDGYIWGAGDMMMVNGTTFYAPFKYGIPAILLHVCFSTGWVEDYEVKNPVETVYNFARMFTGAGANYYATAWDGAEIIYDFLNGARNFYEANQQNYEVINQSTLYNGTQVWRNDHGYAAFVGDWNGTFPRFNQTTPYDDAAAEEWYITKNRPTFTGSKPVADFSYAYCGSTSIRTFAFTSTSYDPDGDDLTLKWNFGDGSTATGSNVTHTYAREGYYTVSLTATDPNGLISVKKKTLTVGNPKPDLVVTGTRKSGSTLYIYIRNQGTAAARNFYTRVWYGSYPTKNYRQVYTGTLNPGASITLKTYYRYSRGTVKVDYYNRVAEKSETNNLRRF, encoded by the coding sequence ATGAGGGTATCAGGATTTATAGTCACAGCACTCATCATCGCATCAGTCATCACATTTCCAGTGGCAGAGGCCCACATACTCATAGTAGCAGATAGCCTCTCCGACAGCCCTTACATGTATGATGAGGCAAAGAAGGTTGCAACGACCCTCAAAAACAGGGGTTACCAGGTTCTTGAGCTCTACAGGAACAATGCAACCGTCAAGAACATACTGAAGGGTATGTACGGGGCAGATGCAGTGATATACGCTGGACACGGTGGCTACATGGCGGGCCACTATGATGGCCGTGGAGGCAACGCCACACCACCATTTGGCCTTGTTGCAAGGGATGGGTACATATGGGGTGCCGGTGACATGATGATGGTGAACGGCACCACATTCTATGCTCCATTCAAGTATGGCATACCAGCAATTCTACTCCACGTATGCTTCTCAACCGGCTGGGTTGAGGACTATGAGGTTAAAAACCCCGTTGAAACTGTTTACAATTTTGCAAGGATGTTCACGGGGGCAGGGGCCAACTACTATGCAACTGCATGGGATGGTGCCGAGATAATCTATGACTTCCTCAATGGTGCCAGGAACTTCTATGAGGCCAACCAGCAGAACTATGAGGTTATAAATCAGAGCACCCTGTACAATGGAACGCAGGTGTGGCGCAACGATCATGGATACGCGGCCTTCGTCGGGGACTGGAACGGAACATTTCCCCGGTTTAATCAGACAACACCCTACGATGATGCAGCTGCAGAGGAATGGTACATTACAAAGAACAGGCCCACCTTCACAGGAAGCAAACCTGTGGCTGACTTCAGCTACGCCTACTGTGGCTCAACATCAATCAGGACATTTGCATTCACTTCAACCTCATATGACCCTGATGGGGACGACCTGACACTTAAATGGAACTTTGGTGATGGTTCAACCGCCACCGGTTCCAATGTTACACACACCTATGCCCGTGAGGGATACTACACGGTTTCACTGACAGCTACAGACCCCAATGGCCTCATATCAGTTAAGAAGAAGACATTAACCGTTGGAAACCCGAAACCGGATCTCGTGGTCACAGGGACCAGAAAATCAGGTAGCACACTGTACATATACATCAGGAATCAGGGTACAGCCGCTGCCAGAAACTTCTACACAAGGGTCTGGTATGGCAGCTACCCAACAAAAAACTACAGACAGGTTTACACAGGAACCCTTAACCCCGGTGCAAGCATCACCCTTAAAACTTACTACAGGTACTCCAGGGGCACGGTTAAGGTGGACTACTACAACAGGGTCGCTGAGAAGTCCGAGACAAACAATCTGAGGAGGTTTTAG